The proteins below come from a single Alosa sapidissima isolate fAloSap1 chromosome 23, fAloSap1.pri, whole genome shotgun sequence genomic window:
- the LOC121699078 gene encoding Krueppel-like factor 5 encodes MAATLLTMSAGLAPGPDEFYTLLKPSLSDAFLDDSSLFPFDGKNNDTDRTISGDYSQAKLEMDKYLTPEAHLLHDGRKSRRESASTVDQYFGDDQGSPYSINMNVYLPDLAYLRTGLCRPSSRQPTCAQVKTEPSARPVFAQPNCPAPPPPPALPDFTSVFSSATGSVGTGTGSVASGPVEAPSGGVYIKQEMPSFELPQDGPLFQLLTSDLDLPMQHGHPGDQPADAHSHSHSHSHGHAHMLSPTFDIHMGTGGTGGFAMPYAQPLSGALPQPKAPYLPPSPPCSEPGSPDRHKELLHNMTPPPSYAATIASKMASHGPASGPATPMDLN; translated from the exons ATGGCCGCCACGCTTCTAACGATGAGCGCTGGGCTTGCTCCAGGACCAGATGAGTTTTACACTCTCCTAAAACCATCGCTGTCGGACGCTTTCCTAGACGATTCATCTCTGTTCCCCTTTGATGGCAAGAATAATGACACGGATAGGACTATATCGGGCGATTACTCTCAG GCTAAGCTGGAGATGGATAAGTATCTGACCCCTGAGGCTCACCTCCTTCACGACGGCAGGAAGTCTCGCCGGGAGAGCGCGTCGACGGTCGACCAGTACTTCGGCGATGACCAGGGCTCTCCCTACAGCATCAACATGAACGTGTACCTGCCCGACCTGGCCTACCTGCGCACCGGCCTGTGCCGGCCCTCATCCCGCCAGCCCACCTGTGCCCAGGTGAAGACCGAGCCCAGTGCCCGCCCCGTGTTTGCTCAGCCCAACTGCCCGGCGCCCCCCCCTCCGCCCGCCCTGCCAGACTTCACCAGCGTGTTCAGCTCGGCGACGGGCAGCGTTGGCACAGGAACGGGCAGTGTAGCGAGCGGCCCAGTCGAGGCCCCGTCGGGCGGTGTGTACATCAAGCAGGAGATGCCCTCGTTCGAGCTGCCGCAGGATGGGCCTCTCTTCCagctgctgacctctgacctggaCCTGCCCATGCAGCACGGTCACCCGGGCGACCAGCCGGCCGACGCCCACAGTCACTCCCACAGTCACTCCCACGGCCATGCCCACATGCTCTCGCCCACCTTTGACATCCACATGGGCACAGGTGGCACGGGCGGCTTCGCCATGCCCTATGCCCAGCCCCTGTCCGGCGCCCTGCCCCAGCCCAAAGCCCCCTACCTGCCCCCCTCGCCCCCCTGTTCGGAGCCTGGCAGTCCTGACCGCCACAAAGAGCTCCTGCACAACATGACCCCGCCACCCTCGTACGCCGCCACAATCGCCTCCAAGATGGCCTCCCACGGCCCGGCGTCGGGACCTGCCACGCCC